Proteins encoded in a region of the Eretmochelys imbricata isolate rEreImb1 chromosome 10, rEreImb1.hap1, whole genome shotgun sequence genome:
- the SIN3A gene encoding paired amphipathic helix protein Sin3a isoform X1: MKRRLDEQESPVYASQQRRITSSTEAFQHQHRVLAPAPPVYEAVSETMQSATGIQYSVTPSYQVSAVPQSSGSHGPAIATVHSGHHHTTPVQPHGSQVVQSHAHPTPPAAPVQGQQQFQRLKVEDALSYLDQVKLQFGSQPQVYNDFLDIMKEFKSQSIDTPGVISRVSQLFKGHPDLIMGFNTFLPPGYKIEVQTNDMVNVTTPGQVHQIPTHGLQPQPQPQPQHQSQPSAQSTPTPAQPAPQPPPAKISKPSQLQAHTPASQQTPPIPPYASPRSPPVQPHTPVTISLGTTPSLQNNQPVEFNHAINYVNKIKNRFQGQPDIYKAFLEILHTYQKEQRNAKEAGGNYTPALTEQEVYAQVARLFKNQEDLLSEFGQFLPDANSSVLLSKTTAEKVESVRNDHGGTIKKPQLNNKQQRPNQNGCQIRRHSGTGATPPVKKKPKLLGLKDQSLAEASKHGVGTESLFFEKVRKALRSTEAYENFLRCLVIFNQEVISRAELVQLVSPFLGKFPELFTWFKNFLGYKESVHMETFPKERATEGIAMEIDYASCKRLGSSYRALPKSYQQPKCTGRTPLCKEVLNDTWVSFPSWSEDSTFVSSKKTQYEEHIYRCEDERFELDVVLETNLATIRVLEAIQKKLSRLSAEEQAKFRLDNTLGGTSEVIHRKALQRIYADKATDIIDGLRKNPSVAVPIVLKRLKMKEEEWREAQRGFNKVWREQNEKYYLKSLDHQGINFKQNDTKVLRSKSLLNEIESIYDERQEQASEDNAGVPIGPHLSLAYEDKQILEDAASLIIHHVKRQTGIQKEDKYKIKQIMYHFIPDLLFAQRGELSDVEEEEEEEMDVDEATGTAKKHNGVGGSPPKAKLLFSNTTAQKLRGVDEVYNLFYVNNNWYIFMRLHQILCLRLLRICTQAERQIEEENREREWEREVLGIKRDKSDSPAIQLRLKEPMDIDVEDYYPAFLDMVRNLLDGNMDSSQYEDSLREMFTIHAYIAFTMDKLIQSIVRQLQHIVSDEICVQVTDLYLSENNNGATGGLLSSQSSRTLVEATYQRKAEQLMSDENCFKLMFIQSRGQVQLTIELLDTEEENSDDPVEAERWSDYVERYVNSDSTSPELREHLAQKPVFLPRNLRRIRKCQRGREQQEKEGKEGNSKKSMENVESLDKLECKFKLNSYKMVYVIKSEDYMYRRTALLRAQQSHERVSKRLHQRFQAWVDKWTKEHVTREMAAETNKWLMGEGLEGLVPCTTTCDTETLHFVSINKYRVKYGTIFKTP, translated from the exons GTGGAGGATGCCCTGTCCTATCTTGACCAGGTGAAGCTGCAGTTTGGTAGTCAGCCTCAGGTCTACAATGATTTCCTGGACATTATGAAGGAATTTAAATCTCAAAG TATTGACACTCCAGGAGTGATCAGCCGCGTGTCTCAGCTCTTCAAAGGTCACCCTGACTTGATCATGGGCTTCAATACCTTCTTGCCACCTGGCTACAAAATTGAGGTGCAGACTAATGACATGGTGAATGTGACAACACCAGGGCAGGTTCACCAGATCCCCACACATGGCCTCCAGCCTCAGCCACAGCCGCAGCCTCAGCATCAATCCCAGCCTTCAGCACAGTCGACCCCAACCCCAGCACAGCCCGCGCCACAGCCACCACCTGCCAAAATCAGCAAG CCATCACAATTGCAGGCACAtacgccagccagccagcagactCCCCCAATTCCTCCATATGCATCACCACGCTCTCCACCTGTGCAGCCTCATACACCTGTGACAATCTCTCTTGGAACCACACCGTCCCTGCAGAACAATCAGCCAGTTGAGTTCAATCATGCCATCAACTACGTCAACAAAATCAAGAATCGGTTCCAGGGACAGCCAGACATCTATAAGGCCTTCCTGGAGATCCTCCACACGTATCAG AAAGAGCAGCGGAATGCCAAGGAGGCAGGTGGTAACTACACACCAGCTTTGACAGAGCAGGAGGTGTACGCACAGGTAGCGCGCCTCTTCAAGAACCAGGAGGATTTACTCTCTGAGTTTGGGCAGTTCCTGCCAGATGCTAACAGCTCTGTG ctgtTAAGCAAGACAACTGCAGAGAAAGTGGAGTCAGTGAGAAATGACCACGGTGGTACAATCAAGAAACCCCAGCTCAACAACAAGCAACAAAGACCCAACCAAAATGGCTGTCAAATCAGACGGCACTCAGGAACTGGAGCAACCCCACCAGTGAAG AAGAAACCAAAGCTGCTTGGTTTAAAGGACCAGTCATTGGCAGAAGCCAGCAAAcatggggtggggacagaatcTCTGTTCTTCGAGAAG GTCCGCAAAGCTCTGCGTAGTACGGAGGCGTATGAAAATTTTCTTCGTTGCCTGGTTATTTTTAATCAGGAGGTGATTTCCCGGGCTGAGCTTGTGCAGCTAGTTTCTCCGTTCTTGGG GAAATTCCCAGAACTGTTCACTTGGTTTAAAAACTTTCTGGGTTACAAAGAGTCTGTTCACATGGAGACATTTCCAAAAGAACGGGCTACAGAGGGGATTGCCATGGAGATAGACTATGCCTCTTGTAAGAGACTGGGCTCCAGCTACCGAGCCTTGCCCAAGAGTTACCAGCAGCCCAAGTGCACAGGGCGGACTCCGCTATGTAAAGAG GTTTTGAATGATACTTGGGTATCCTTCCCTTCCTGGTCTGAGGATTCCACCTTTGTTAGCTCCAAGAAGACACAATACGAAGAACACATCTACAGATGTGAGGATGAGCGTTTTGAG CTGGATGTTGTCTTGGAGACCAACCTGGCAACAATCAGAGTCTTAGAGGCAATCCAAAAGAAACTCTCCCGCTTGTCTGCTGAGGAGCAAGCCAAATTCCGGCTGGACAACACCCTGGGTGGCACATCGGAGGTGATCCACCGCAAGGCGCTGCAGAGGATATATGCTGACAAAGCAACCGACATCATAGATGGGCTGAGGAAAAACCCATCTGTTGCAGTTCCTATTGTGCTGAAAAG gctaaagatgaaagAGGAAGAGTGGCGAGAAGCCCAGAGAGGATTCAACAAGGTCTGGAGGGAGCAGAATGAGAAATATTACCTGAAATCCCTGGATCACCAGGGCATCAACTTCAAACAGAATGACACCAAGGTCCTGAGGTCAAAGAGCCTCCTCAATGAGATTGAGAGCATTTATGATGAG AGGCAAGAGCAGGCATCAGAAGATAATGCTGGAGTACCCATAGGCCCACACCTGTCACTAGCCTATGAGGACAAGCAAATCCTGGAGGATGCTGCTTCTCTTATCATCCACCACGTGAAACGGCAGACAGGAATTCAGAAAGAGGACAAGTACAAAATCAAGCAGATCATGTACCACTTCATTCCGGACCTGCTGTTTGCTCAGCGGGGCGAGCTCTCAGatgtggaggaggaagaagaggaggaaatggaTGTGGATGAAGCCACTGGGACTGCGAAAAAGCACAATGGAGTTGGGGGCAGCCCCCCGAAAGCCAAGCTGCTGTTCAGCAACACAACGGCCCAGAAGCTACGGGGCGTGGACGAAGTGTACAACCTCTTCTATGTCAACAACAACTGGTACATCTTCATGCGGCTTCACCAGATCCTGTGCTTGCGGCTGTTGAGGATTTGCACCCAGGCCGAGCGGCAAATCGAAGAGGAGAACcgggaaagggagtgggagcgggAAGTGCTAGGCATAAAACGAGACAAGAGTGACAGCCCAGCAATTCAGCTGCGACTGAAAGAGCCCA TGGATATTGATGTGGAGGATTACTACCCAGCTTTCCTGGACATGGTGCGGAACCTGCTAGATGGCAACATGGATTCATCCCAGTATGAGGACTCCCTGCGTGAGATGTTCACCATTCATGCCTACATCGCCTTTACCATGGACAAGCTGATCCAGAGCATTGTTAGACAG cttcagcacaTAGTGAGCGATGAGATCTGTGTGCAGGTGACAGACCTTTACCTGTCAGAGAATAACAATGGAGCTACTGGAGGCCTGCTGTCCTCACAATCATCTCGGACCCTTGTGGAGGCCACGTACCAGCGCAAAGCCGAGCAGCTCATGTCGGACGAGAACTGTTTCAAG CTGATGTTCATTCAGAGCAGAGGCCAGGTCCAATTAACCATCGAGCTGCTGGACACCGAAGAGGAGAACTCAGATGACCCTGTAGAGGCAGAG CGTTGGTCAGACTACGTAGAGCGGTATGTCAACTCTGATTCTACCTCTCCTGAACTTCGGGAACACCTGGCCCAAAAGCCGGTCTTCCTACCAAG GAACTTGAGGCGGATCCGTAAGTGTCAGCGTGGTCgggagcagcaggagaaggaagggaaggagggaaacaGTAAGAAGTCCATGGAGAATGTGGAGAGCTTGGACAAGCTGGAGTGTAAATTCAAACTGAACTCCTATAAGATGGTGTACGTGATCAAATCGGAAGATTACATGTACAGGAGGACCGCTCTGCTGCGTGCTCAGCAG TCCCATGAAAGAGTGAGCAAGCGGCTGCACCAGCGGTTCCAAGCCTGGGTGGACAAATGGACCAAGGAGCATGTGACccgtgaaatggcagctgagacAAACAAGTGGCTAATGGGAGAAGGGTTGGAGGGTTTGGTGCCCTGTACCACCACCTGTGATACAGAGACCCTGCACTTTGTGAGCATTAACAAGTACCGTGTCAAATACGGCACAATATTCAAGACACCGTAA
- the SIN3A gene encoding paired amphipathic helix protein Sin3a isoform X2, with product MKRRLDEQESPVYASQQRRITSSTEAFQHQHRVLAPAPPVYEAVSETMQSATGIQYSVTPSYQVSAVPQSSGSHGPAIATVHSGHHHTTPVQPHGSQVVQSHAHPTPPAAPVQGQQQFQRLKVEDALSYLDQVKLQFGSQPQVYNDFLDIMKEFKSQSIDTPGVISRVSQLFKGHPDLIMGFNTFLPPGYKIEVQTNDMVNVTTPGQVHQIPTHGLQPQPQPQPQHQSQPSAQSTPTPAQPAPQPPPAKISKPSQLQAHTPASQQTPPIPPYASPRSPPVQPHTPVTISLGTTPSLQNNQPVEFNHAINYVNKIKNRFQGQPDIYKAFLEILHTYQKEQRNAKEAGGNYTPALTEQEVYAQVARLFKNQEDLLSEFGQFLPDANSSVLLSKTTAEKVESVRNDHGGTIKKPQLNNKQQRPNQNGCQIRRHSGTGATPPVKKKPKLLGLKDQSLAEASKHGVGTESLFFEKVRKALRSTEAYENFLRCLVIFNQEVISRAELVQLVSPFLGKFPELFTWFKNFLGYKESVHMETFPKERATEGIAMEIDYASCKRLGSSYRALPKSYQQPKCTGRTPLCKELDVVLETNLATIRVLEAIQKKLSRLSAEEQAKFRLDNTLGGTSEVIHRKALQRIYADKATDIIDGLRKNPSVAVPIVLKRLKMKEEEWREAQRGFNKVWREQNEKYYLKSLDHQGINFKQNDTKVLRSKSLLNEIESIYDERQEQASEDNAGVPIGPHLSLAYEDKQILEDAASLIIHHVKRQTGIQKEDKYKIKQIMYHFIPDLLFAQRGELSDVEEEEEEEMDVDEATGTAKKHNGVGGSPPKAKLLFSNTTAQKLRGVDEVYNLFYVNNNWYIFMRLHQILCLRLLRICTQAERQIEEENREREWEREVLGIKRDKSDSPAIQLRLKEPMDIDVEDYYPAFLDMVRNLLDGNMDSSQYEDSLREMFTIHAYIAFTMDKLIQSIVRQLQHIVSDEICVQVTDLYLSENNNGATGGLLSSQSSRTLVEATYQRKAEQLMSDENCFKLMFIQSRGQVQLTIELLDTEEENSDDPVEAERWSDYVERYVNSDSTSPELREHLAQKPVFLPRNLRRIRKCQRGREQQEKEGKEGNSKKSMENVESLDKLECKFKLNSYKMVYVIKSEDYMYRRTALLRAQQSHERVSKRLHQRFQAWVDKWTKEHVTREMAAETNKWLMGEGLEGLVPCTTTCDTETLHFVSINKYRVKYGTIFKTP from the exons GTGGAGGATGCCCTGTCCTATCTTGACCAGGTGAAGCTGCAGTTTGGTAGTCAGCCTCAGGTCTACAATGATTTCCTGGACATTATGAAGGAATTTAAATCTCAAAG TATTGACACTCCAGGAGTGATCAGCCGCGTGTCTCAGCTCTTCAAAGGTCACCCTGACTTGATCATGGGCTTCAATACCTTCTTGCCACCTGGCTACAAAATTGAGGTGCAGACTAATGACATGGTGAATGTGACAACACCAGGGCAGGTTCACCAGATCCCCACACATGGCCTCCAGCCTCAGCCACAGCCGCAGCCTCAGCATCAATCCCAGCCTTCAGCACAGTCGACCCCAACCCCAGCACAGCCCGCGCCACAGCCACCACCTGCCAAAATCAGCAAG CCATCACAATTGCAGGCACAtacgccagccagccagcagactCCCCCAATTCCTCCATATGCATCACCACGCTCTCCACCTGTGCAGCCTCATACACCTGTGACAATCTCTCTTGGAACCACACCGTCCCTGCAGAACAATCAGCCAGTTGAGTTCAATCATGCCATCAACTACGTCAACAAAATCAAGAATCGGTTCCAGGGACAGCCAGACATCTATAAGGCCTTCCTGGAGATCCTCCACACGTATCAG AAAGAGCAGCGGAATGCCAAGGAGGCAGGTGGTAACTACACACCAGCTTTGACAGAGCAGGAGGTGTACGCACAGGTAGCGCGCCTCTTCAAGAACCAGGAGGATTTACTCTCTGAGTTTGGGCAGTTCCTGCCAGATGCTAACAGCTCTGTG ctgtTAAGCAAGACAACTGCAGAGAAAGTGGAGTCAGTGAGAAATGACCACGGTGGTACAATCAAGAAACCCCAGCTCAACAACAAGCAACAAAGACCCAACCAAAATGGCTGTCAAATCAGACGGCACTCAGGAACTGGAGCAACCCCACCAGTGAAG AAGAAACCAAAGCTGCTTGGTTTAAAGGACCAGTCATTGGCAGAAGCCAGCAAAcatggggtggggacagaatcTCTGTTCTTCGAGAAG GTCCGCAAAGCTCTGCGTAGTACGGAGGCGTATGAAAATTTTCTTCGTTGCCTGGTTATTTTTAATCAGGAGGTGATTTCCCGGGCTGAGCTTGTGCAGCTAGTTTCTCCGTTCTTGGG GAAATTCCCAGAACTGTTCACTTGGTTTAAAAACTTTCTGGGTTACAAAGAGTCTGTTCACATGGAGACATTTCCAAAAGAACGGGCTACAGAGGGGATTGCCATGGAGATAGACTATGCCTCTTGTAAGAGACTGGGCTCCAGCTACCGAGCCTTGCCCAAGAGTTACCAGCAGCCCAAGTGCACAGGGCGGACTCCGCTATGTAAAGAG CTGGATGTTGTCTTGGAGACCAACCTGGCAACAATCAGAGTCTTAGAGGCAATCCAAAAGAAACTCTCCCGCTTGTCTGCTGAGGAGCAAGCCAAATTCCGGCTGGACAACACCCTGGGTGGCACATCGGAGGTGATCCACCGCAAGGCGCTGCAGAGGATATATGCTGACAAAGCAACCGACATCATAGATGGGCTGAGGAAAAACCCATCTGTTGCAGTTCCTATTGTGCTGAAAAG gctaaagatgaaagAGGAAGAGTGGCGAGAAGCCCAGAGAGGATTCAACAAGGTCTGGAGGGAGCAGAATGAGAAATATTACCTGAAATCCCTGGATCACCAGGGCATCAACTTCAAACAGAATGACACCAAGGTCCTGAGGTCAAAGAGCCTCCTCAATGAGATTGAGAGCATTTATGATGAG AGGCAAGAGCAGGCATCAGAAGATAATGCTGGAGTACCCATAGGCCCACACCTGTCACTAGCCTATGAGGACAAGCAAATCCTGGAGGATGCTGCTTCTCTTATCATCCACCACGTGAAACGGCAGACAGGAATTCAGAAAGAGGACAAGTACAAAATCAAGCAGATCATGTACCACTTCATTCCGGACCTGCTGTTTGCTCAGCGGGGCGAGCTCTCAGatgtggaggaggaagaagaggaggaaatggaTGTGGATGAAGCCACTGGGACTGCGAAAAAGCACAATGGAGTTGGGGGCAGCCCCCCGAAAGCCAAGCTGCTGTTCAGCAACACAACGGCCCAGAAGCTACGGGGCGTGGACGAAGTGTACAACCTCTTCTATGTCAACAACAACTGGTACATCTTCATGCGGCTTCACCAGATCCTGTGCTTGCGGCTGTTGAGGATTTGCACCCAGGCCGAGCGGCAAATCGAAGAGGAGAACcgggaaagggagtgggagcgggAAGTGCTAGGCATAAAACGAGACAAGAGTGACAGCCCAGCAATTCAGCTGCGACTGAAAGAGCCCA TGGATATTGATGTGGAGGATTACTACCCAGCTTTCCTGGACATGGTGCGGAACCTGCTAGATGGCAACATGGATTCATCCCAGTATGAGGACTCCCTGCGTGAGATGTTCACCATTCATGCCTACATCGCCTTTACCATGGACAAGCTGATCCAGAGCATTGTTAGACAG cttcagcacaTAGTGAGCGATGAGATCTGTGTGCAGGTGACAGACCTTTACCTGTCAGAGAATAACAATGGAGCTACTGGAGGCCTGCTGTCCTCACAATCATCTCGGACCCTTGTGGAGGCCACGTACCAGCGCAAAGCCGAGCAGCTCATGTCGGACGAGAACTGTTTCAAG CTGATGTTCATTCAGAGCAGAGGCCAGGTCCAATTAACCATCGAGCTGCTGGACACCGAAGAGGAGAACTCAGATGACCCTGTAGAGGCAGAG CGTTGGTCAGACTACGTAGAGCGGTATGTCAACTCTGATTCTACCTCTCCTGAACTTCGGGAACACCTGGCCCAAAAGCCGGTCTTCCTACCAAG GAACTTGAGGCGGATCCGTAAGTGTCAGCGTGGTCgggagcagcaggagaaggaagggaaggagggaaacaGTAAGAAGTCCATGGAGAATGTGGAGAGCTTGGACAAGCTGGAGTGTAAATTCAAACTGAACTCCTATAAGATGGTGTACGTGATCAAATCGGAAGATTACATGTACAGGAGGACCGCTCTGCTGCGTGCTCAGCAG TCCCATGAAAGAGTGAGCAAGCGGCTGCACCAGCGGTTCCAAGCCTGGGTGGACAAATGGACCAAGGAGCATGTGACccgtgaaatggcagctgagacAAACAAGTGGCTAATGGGAGAAGGGTTGGAGGGTTTGGTGCCCTGTACCACCACCTGTGATACAGAGACCCTGCACTTTGTGAGCATTAACAAGTACCGTGTCAAATACGGCACAATATTCAAGACACCGTAA